A region of the Elusimicrobiota bacterium genome:
TTCAAAAACATAGCTGCTGTTCTGGTAGAATTCACTGGCGGCGGAATCAATGCCTATCTGCACTTCTTTGGTGTTGTAGCCCGCGCCCTTTATGGCTTCCACTATAGTTTCAAGCACCGACTCATGGGTGAATATACGGGGGGCAAAACCGCCCTCGTCGCCGACGGCAACGGTATAGCCGCCCTTAGCGAGCAGCGCCTTAAGGGTATGATATATTTCCGAGGCCATCATTATAGCGTGAGTGAAGTTCGCGGCGCCGGTCGGCACTATCATGAATTCCTGCACGCTTATGCCGGAGTCGGCGTGCTTGCCGCCGTTGATGATGTTAAGCATGGGAGTGGGCAGCAGAAAGTCTTTTTCTTTAAGACCGTAGGCTTTTCTTATGTAAGCGTAAAGAGGGAGCTTCGCCGAGGCGGCGGCCGCGCGAGCCAGCGCCATGGAAACGGACAGTATGGCGTTGGCCCCAAGCTTGGTTTTAGCCTGGGTGCCGTCAAGTTCAAGCATAAGGCCGTCTATCCGTTGCGGGTCGGCTTTTATGCCGGTGATGTCGGGGGCGATGAGCTTGTTCACATTGTCCACCGCTTTTACCACGCCCTTCCCCATGTAGCGTTTCCCGCCGTCGCGCATTTCAAGCGCTTCATGCGAGCCGGTGGAGGCCCCGCTTGGCACCGCCGCCCGGCCGAAAGCGCCGTTTGACAGGTAAACATCCGCTTCCACCGTTGGGAATCCTCTTGAATCCAGTATTTCTCTGGCCGTGACTTTTTTTATTTTAGCGTCCATATATTTTTATTGTCTCCTAATTTAACCATGTGAATTAAAGGCTCATGCAAATGAATTCAAACCCCTGTAAGTTCCGCGCATATTCGCAGTATATCCGCATATCCTTTAATTCGTTAGCTATTCGCATGTTTCTTGTCAAAATTTCCCGCTGATTATTTTTTTGCCTGATTCAAGCAGGGTTTCCATTTTTACTCTGGTCTGAGCCTCGGCGTAAACACGCACCAGCGGCTCCGTGCCGGACGGCCGCAGCCCGAGCCAGCTGCCGTCCTTCAGGATGAACTTGAAACCGTCGGTGTGGTCTATGCGCCAGACCGTGCCCCCGGCAAGCTCGAGCGGCGGGTTGGCTTTCAGCTTTTCCACCAGGCTTTCCATATGTGAGCCGGCGCCAAGGCGCAGATTCACTCTGGAATTGACGAAAGTCCCCACTTTTTTGTTCAGGTCGGATAAAATGCGCTTTATGGATTTGCCTTCCCAGGCTACCATCTCAGCCATCAGCAGGCAGGCAAGCAGACCGTCTTTTTCCGGCACATGGTTCATTATGGAAAGTCCGCCGGATTCCTCGCCGCCTATCAGGTACTGGCCGGTGCGAAGAAGATTTCCTATGTATTTGAAACCGACCGCGGTTTCTCTGACCTCAAGGTTATAATATTTGGCTATGGAATCCACAAAATGGGAAGTCATTACCGAGCGGGCCACCTTGCCCTTAAGGCCGCGGTTCTTTACCAAATGCTCAAGAGCGAGACCCAGCACAAGGTTAGGGGAAATCCAGGTGCCGTCGCAGTCAATAATGCCGAAACGGTCGGCATCGCCGTCACAGGCAAGGCCCAGGTTGCATTTGTTCTTCACCACGGCGGCGCTTAAGGCGGCGAGATTTTCCGCTTCGGTGTCGGGGGAACGGCCGCCAAAAAGCACATCGCGTTCTTCCCTCAAGCCCAGGGTTTTCGCGCCCAGTTTTTCAAGCATTGGGCGAAGGTAGGTTCTGGCGGCGCCGTTGACCGAGTCCACCGCCACTTTAAGCCCCGCTTTTTTTATGGCTTTATCGTCAAGCAGCGAGTAGAGCTGTTTGAGATAGTCGGTGTGGAAGTCTTCTTTTCTTATGATGCCGGCGGACAGTCCCCGCTCAAAGGGCATATACTTCTCCACCTCCGCAAGCGTCAGGGCGCTTATTCTGGCCTCCAGGTCGTTCGTTATTTCGGGGGTTGCCGGGCCGCCCCAGTAAGGGGTCCATTTAAAGCCGTTGTAATGCGCGGGGTTATGGCTCGCTGTTATCATCACGCCGCCCACGGCTTTTGTTTTAATCACCAGCCAGGCCACCGCGGGGGTGGGGGCTTCTATATCTGAAATTACCGCGCTTATGTTTTCAGCGGCGAAAACCTCCGCGGTTATTTTCGCGAAATCCTCGGATAGGTAGCGGGTGTCATAACCGATAATTATATGCGGTGTTTTGGGCGCCGGCCCGGCGGATCTTTCAAGGTTTAAAAGATATTCCTCGCCCCTGAAGCCGTATTCCCTGCTTTCTTTAATATGCTCGGCCACGGCGTGGGCGACTCTGCGCAGATTCTGTACATTGAATTCATCGGCGATAACGGCCCGCCAGCCGGAAGTGCCGAATTTGATATTTGTGATTGACATAGATTGAAATATAGCAAAAAAGGCCGTTTAAAGCAAAAAAACCTTTGGATGCCGTAATTTTGTAAAATATAAATTAAATTATGCTGAAACTTTTATTGACACTTTTATTCTTTGAGGTTCCCTTGACAGCGGCCGGTGGCGGCGCCGAAGCAGGAGTATCCTGGGAGGAGGGCAATCTGTCGGGTTCAGTTCCTGCCGCGCCAGTTGTTTCAGCGTTCACAAGTCCGGGGGGACCGGTCACCAGCCCGGCGCTTAAACTGCCATTAAACGGTTATGTATCGGTGTGGTCGCAGGATTGTTCCTCCGGACCTTGCGCTATTCCTTTGCCGCTGGTTAAAAACCGGCCCATCGTTTTTGAACTGGCGTTGCCTCAGGCCCCCGGGCAGGCACAACCCGGTACCGTGAAGGAAGTTTTTGGTCTTCCGGAGGCGGGGGAATTGCTGCTGACACTAAATTTTTACGCGGTTTGCCCTTATGCCGCCGCCAAATCTTCAGTCGCGGACAGCGCCATAGGCCCGCGACAGGCCAGTGTCACAGTCGCGGACAGCGCCATAGGCCCGCGACAGGCCAGTGTCACCGGTACCTGTCCCGCGCTATATTTTCAGGCGCAGGCGGAGCTTGCGGGGGCTGCGGGCGCATTTTGCGCCGCCGCTTTTAATGAAAAAGATTTCTTTCCTTTTCCGGTGCTGATGTGCGGCGGGAGTAAAACACGCGGAGTAAGGTTTGGAATAACGCTGCACAGAGCTAAACTGTAGAAACCGCTTTTCAAATGGACAATAAAAAAAGAGACATTTTCTCGAAAGAATATCATACCCCGGAAACGCTGGCCTATCTGAGCAGATTAAGCGGAGCCGATGAAGGTAATGGCGCCAAAGCCCTTGAGGCGATGGGGAAAGCCGGCTTTGGCGGATTAGCCGTCCCGGTATGGGAGGGGCGGATACTTGAAACGCTGGTGCGCGCCTCAAGCGTGAAAAAAGCCGTGGAAATAGGCGCGCTTGGCGGCTATGCGGCGCATTGGATAGCGCGCGGCATGCCGGAGGGCGCGCGGCTCTACAGCCTTGAAGCTGATCCCGCGCTGGTTTCCATCGCCAAAGAAACGCTTGAAATTTCGGGGCTTGCAAAA
Encoded here:
- the eno gene encoding phosphopyruvate hydratase, with amino-acid sequence MDAKIKKVTAREILDSRGFPTVEADVYLSNGAFGRAAVPSGASTGSHEALEMRDGGKRYMGKGVVKAVDNVNKLIAPDITGIKADPQRIDGLMLELDGTQAKTKLGANAILSVSMALARAAAASAKLPLYAYIRKAYGLKEKDFLLPTPMLNIINGGKHADSGISVQEFMIVPTGAANFTHAIMMASEIYHTLKALLAKGGYTVAVGDEGGFAPRIFTHESVLETIVEAIKGAGYNTKEVQIGIDSAASEFYQNSSYVFEGSNLNHQELTAKYTEWRKNFPIISYEDPLAEDDWEGWEYLSKQLAKKALVVGDDIFVTNPERLKKGIEEGVANAILIKLNQIGSLTETVHVIEQAHKAGYATVISHRSGETEDPFIADLAVATNAGAIKTGAPCRSERLCKYNQLIRIEEELGKKAKYAKDMIFRFK
- a CDS encoding phosphoglucomutase/phosphomannomutase family protein; the protein is MSITNIKFGTSGWRAVIADEFNVQNLRRVAHAVAEHIKESREYGFRGEEYLLNLERSAGPAPKTPHIIIGYDTRYLSEDFAKITAEVFAAENISAVISDIEAPTPAVAWLVIKTKAVGGVMITASHNPAHYNGFKWTPYWGGPATPEITNDLEARISALTLAEVEKYMPFERGLSAGIIRKEDFHTDYLKQLYSLLDDKAIKKAGLKVAVDSVNGAARTYLRPMLEKLGAKTLGLREERDVLFGGRSPDTEAENLAALSAAVVKNKCNLGLACDGDADRFGIIDCDGTWISPNLVLGLALEHLVKNRGLKGKVARSVMTSHFVDSIAKYYNLEVRETAVGFKYIGNLLRTGQYLIGGEESGGLSIMNHVPEKDGLLACLLMAEMVAWEGKSIKRILSDLNKKVGTFVNSRVNLRLGAGSHMESLVEKLKANPPLELAGGTVWRIDHTDGFKFILKDGSWLGLRPSGTEPLVRVYAEAQTRVKMETLLESGKKIISGKF
- a CDS encoding class I SAM-dependent methyltransferase — translated: MDNKKRDIFSKEYHTPETLAYLSRLSGADEGNGAKALEAMGKAGFGGLAVPVWEGRILETLVRASSVKKAVEIGALGGYAAHWIARGMPEGARLYSLEADPALVSIAKETLEISGLAKKVTVLEGEPLESLKTLSKLAPFDFCFISAGSNHPACLRWAAANLRPGGLVAVDGVFFKGKLCPECGEHAENTGARAMREFFHVLFDTDRFSAASILPTDEGLALGVK